The genomic interval GTGATCGGACACCTTGCCGCCGATGTTGACAGCCCAGTCAAAAGCGACCTTTTCCAGCCACGTGGATTCCTTCATGGCCAGAATCAGCGATGAGTAAAATTTTTCCCAGATGCGGGGGACGGCAAAAAAGATCGTGGGCGAGATTTCGCGCATGTTCTGGGGGATGGTGTCCATCTCCTCGACAAAATTGATCTTGCCCCCGGACAGCAGCGGCGTGAAAACGGACACCATGCGCTGGGCGATGTGGCACAGCGGCAGAAACGACAGGACTTCGTCGTCCTTATATCCCGGAACGATGTCAAATTGCATCTGGGCCGTGTTCAGGATGTTCTGGTGAGAAATCATGGCGCCCTTGGGCGGTCCCGTGGTGCCGGAGGTGTAGATGAGGATGGCCAGATCTTCCGGCTGGATGGCTTCGATACGCTCTTCGAGGAGACCCGGCTGCTGCTCGCTCAGGGCCTTGCCGTCCGCCAGCAGCTGTTCGAAACTGATGACCATTTCATCCTCGAAGTGGCGCAGGCCCTCCATGTCCATGACGACAATTTTTTTCAAATGCGGCGTGCTCTCCCGCATCTCCAGCACCTTGTCCAGTTGCTCCTCGTCCTCGGCGATGTAAAATCTGGCCTGGGAGTGGTTGAGCACATAGGCTACCTGCTGGGGGGAGTCGGTCGGGTAGATGCCGACGCTCACCCCCCCGGCACTGAGGGTTCCCATGTCGCTGTAAAGCCACTCGGGATTGTTTTCACTGATGATCGCCACCCGGTCGCCCGGTTCTAGTCCGTAGTGAATCAGTCCAAATCCCGTGTGCCGGGTATTCAGGCCGTAAGCCTGCCAACTGATTTTGCGCCAGATGCCGTACACTTTTTCCCGCAGGGCGGTTTCGTCCCCCCACTGGTCGACCCGGTGCCGAAACAACCTGGGGATGGTGTTGCAATGTTCAGGAATTGTGCTGGCCATGAATCCTGCCTCTAAAAGCCTTACTTACGATAAAAAGGAATTGTTCCTTGTAACTACAATTCTTGTGATAATTTGCTGTATGAATAGCGGCTTTGCCGCGTAAAATAATGGTTGCGAAGCAACCATTATCGCCACTTCTTGCGTCTTTTCCAGCGTTTCGTTCCCCGAACGCTTTCCTCCTTGATGCCCAGATAGAACTCCTGGACATCCTCGTTGGCCAGGAGCGCCTCGCAGGTGTCGTCCATAACGATCCTGCCCAGCTCCAGCACGAAACCGTGGCTGGCGATGGAAAGGGCCATGGGAGCGTTCTGCTCCACCAGTAGGATGGTGGTTTTGTGCTCCGAGTTGATCCGTTCGATGATTTCGTAGATCTCCTTGACCAGCCGTGGCGACAATCCCAGCGACGGCTCGTCCATCATCAGCAGCTTGGGCTGAGACATCAGGGCCCGGCCGATGACCACCATCTGCTGCTGGCCGCCGCTCATCTCCCCGGTCAATTGGGCGGTGCGATCCTGTAAAATGGGGAAATAGTCGTAGACCATGTCCAGGTCTCTTTTGAGGTTGCCCCTGTCCCTGCGCAGAAAGGCGCCCATCATCAGGTTTTCCTTGACCGTCAGGTCGTGAAACACCTCCCGGCCTTCGGGCACCTGGACAATGCCTCGGGCAACGATTTTTTCCGGAGGCATCCCCTCGATGCGTTCTCCCATGAATTCGATGGTGCCTTTTTCCGGATCCATTACCGAGGAGATCGTCTTCAAAATGGTCGTCTTGCCGGCGCCGTTGGCCCCCAGGATGGTGACGATAGCGCCTTCTTCCACGTCGAAAGACACGCCCTTGATGGCCATGATGGGGCCGTAGTAGGTTTCGATGTTGCGAACTTTAAGTACGGGCATTTTCCTCCCCCAGATAGGCCTTCATCACTTCCGGATCGTTGAGGACCGTTTGGGTTTTCCCCTGGGCGACGACTTCGCCGAAATCGATCGCCAGCAGATGATCGGTGGTCTGTTTGACAAAACGCATGTTGTGCTCAACCATCAGGACCGTTATTCCCAACTCCTCTTTGATGTCACTCAGCCAGAAGGAAAGGTCTTCCGATTCCTCCATGTTCAGGCCCGAAGTAGGTTCGTCCAGGAGCAGCAGTTTGGGGTCCATGGCAAGGGCCCTGCCCAATTCCACGGTCTTCTGCACCCCGTAGGGGAGGTTGGCGACCAGCTGTTCCCGATAGGCCTCCAGATTCAGGAAGTCGATGACTTCCTCCGCTTTTTCCCGGCTCCTGATCTCCTGCCTTTGCACGGGCTTTAAAAAGATCATTTCCGTCAGGATGTTGGAACGTCTTTTGCGGTGACGCCCTAAAATGAGGTTGTCCAGCACCGTCATGTTCTTGAAGAGCTCGATGTTCTGAAAGGTACGCGCAATCCCCATGTCGGCGATCCGATGCGCCTTGACCTTGGAGATGTCCCTGCCCTCCAGGAAGAAAGCCCCTTCGTCCAGATCGTAGAAGCGGTTGATGCAGTTGAAAATGGTGGTCTTGCCGGCTCCGTTGGGGCCGATGATCCCGAATATTTCGCCGTTTTGCACCTCGAAATTGATCCGGTTCAAGGCTTTAAGGCCACCGAAGCTGATGGAGATGTCGTTTGCACTGAATAGGGCCATCTAGCGCCTCTCCGCTTTCTGGTATTTTTTCTCGCGTTTGAACGAATCCTTTTTGTACAAGGGAAACATTTCGAAGTAGAACTTGATCTTGAGCCAGCGGCCGTAAATGCCCATGGGCTCGAACAGCATGACCAGTACGATGAGGAGGCCGAACAAGGCCGGCTGGAGACCGGTCTGGTTCTGGACGAATGCCGGCAAGTAGTCTTTGCTCATGATGATCAGCTGCGGCAGAGAAATATAGAAGATCGACCCGAAGACCGTGCCGTGGAGGCTGCCCAGGCCGCCGATGATGACGATGGCCAACAGTTCCACGGACAACATGATGGTGTAGCTCTCGGGATTGATGAAAAAGATCTTGTGCGCATAAAGGCTGCCGGCGATCCCGGTGAAAAAGGCGCTGATGGCAAACGCCAGGGTTTTGAACTTGGCCAGGTTGATGCCCATGGCTTCGGCCGCCACCTCGCTGTCGCGGATAGCGATCATGGCCCGTCCCGTGGGGCTGCGCAGGATGTTGCGGGCCGCGAAAAGAGTCAGGATCAATACGATAAGGCTCAGGTAAAAAAAGCGGATTTCCGTGTCCAGCATGAAAGGGCCGATGGAGGCGGGCTCCACGATGAATCCCATGTTGCCGTGGGTCAGGCCTTCCCAACGCACCAGGACCTCGTCGATGATGAAGGCAAAGCCCATGGTGGCGATCGCCAGGTACAATCCGGTCAGGTGCAGGATGGGCCGTCCGACGACTACACCCACGATGGCGGCCATGACGCCGGCCGCTGGCAACGCTATAAGAAAGGGCACCCCTTTGGCGGTCAGGATGGCGGAGGTGTAGGAGCCGATGGCGAAAAAAGCCGCGTGTCCCATGGAGACCTGGCCGGTGTAGCCGGTTAGCAACATCAGGCCGACCGCGGCTACGGCGTACATGCAGATGAAGGTGCACTGGGAAAGCAGGTATTCGTCCAGAACCAGGGGCAAAGCCACGCAGCCCACCACTAGTGTCAGGTACCAGAAAATGGTGCTGCCGTATTTGAACAGGCGAATGTCCTCGTAATAATCGGTTTTCATCAAAAAGCGCATGGGATCTACACCTTTTTCTTTTCTTGGATGCCGAACAAGCCCTGGGGCCTGACAATCAAAACAGCGATCAGGATGATCCAGGCGGCGATGTCTTTCCACCCTTCGGGCAGATAGACGCCGGCCAGGCTTTCGGTGACACCGATGATCAGACCGCCGACGATGGCACCGGGCAAACTGTTAAACCCCCCTAAAACCGCCGCGGGAAAGGCCTTCAAGCCGATAAAGCCCATGTTCATGTGGACAAAGGTGATGGGGGCCAGCAGGATGCCGCCGATGCCGCCCAGGGCGGCCGCGATGGTCCAGGTAAGCGAAAAAACACGGGTGACGCTGATACCCATATAGACGGCCGCCAGCTGGTTCTGGGAGGTGGCCCGCATGGCTGTTCCCATGCGGCTGTAGCGGAAGAAGGCAAAAAGGACCGTGATCAAAATCAGGGTGAGAACCACGATGGAGATGTATTCCCAGGAAACCACCAGTTCCCCACTGCGGATGAATTTGTCCGTGAAAGGGGTCTTGAACCCATAGGTGTCCGTACCCCATCCGGGCACCATGCTGACGACACTCCGGAAAAAAATAGACAGGCCGATGGTCACGATCACGATGGCGTAGACCGGTTCCCCCACCAGGGAGCGCAGCACCGTGCGTTCGAGAAGCATGCCCATCCCCCCCATGATCACCACTGTGATCAACAGGGCGGCCCAGTAGGAGATATGCAGCACACCAACGAGGCTGTAGCCGATGAAGGCGCCGATCATCAGCAATTCGCCCTGGGCGAAATTGATCACTTCGGTAGCCTTGAAGATCAACACGAAGCCCAGGGCCACCAGACCGTAAACACATCCGATGGAGATTCCGGAAAGGACCGTCTGAACAATTTCATTGAACATGACCGATTACCTTTGACCCGCTTAAGCTGGCACAAAACCCGCAGCTTGCTGCGGGTTCCGCACGCGAATATAAGATAACGTAACTACAACCTAAATCGATCTAGGTCCCGATAAGGTTCATCGACCTCCGATAAACAATACCGTTCGGGCCGTGAAAAAACGGTTCCAAGGGTCCGTAAGGCCAAAAAGGAACAACCGCTGAAAAAAACGGCAGTACCATCGTGAGCATGCATGTGTTACATGGGTTCGAACGGTTCGGTATAACGGGCGCTAAAAAACCTCAAACAATTTCACAACCGGAACGGTATCATCCCCCGGGTGGGGAGGGCATCTTGTTTTATTTAACGAACTGTAAAATAATAAAGAAAATAGGATAGAAACAATATTTTTGCACTCTCTAAGTGTTACATTTATATATATTTGTTTGAAAAATTGCAAACGATACTTTACAAAAATGAACGCGGCAGCAGGAATGCAAAAAGGAGGTATATATGGCTTATCGTTCGCTTATCGAAAAAACCGGGGATGATTTCGTGGGGGAGATCACCCTCAACCGCCCGGAACAGATGAACACGTTCAACACGGAAATGGCCCTGGAGTTGGACCAGGCCCTGCAATCCCTGGATGCGCGCAGGGACGTGCGGGTCATCGTCGTAAAGGGCGCCGGGAGGGCTTTCTGTGCCGGAATCGACGTGGGCGAAATGGCTGGAAAGAGCGCCCTGGAATACCGGGACTGGATCGAACGCATGGAGACGCCCTTGTTGCGCATCAGTCGCATCGGCAAACCGGTCATCGCGCAGGTGCAGGGCGTGGCCGCGGCCAATGGGGCCGGTTTGGTGGCGGCCGCCGACCTGGCGGTCATGGCACACAATGCCCGGCTGGGCCTGACGGCGATTAACGTGGGGTTGAACTGCGTGGGGCCCGTCCTCCCGGTTGCGCGGTCCGTGGGGCGCAAAAGGGCCCTGGAACTTCTGCTGTACGGCGAGTTGATCGGGGCGGACCGGGCGGCCGAGATGGGCCTCGTGAACCGCGTGGTTCCCAAGGAAGATCTCGAAACAGAAACGCATGCCTGGGCCGTCACATTGGCCAGAAAGAGTCCGCTTGCCGTCCAGATCGCCAAAAAGGCGTATTATTCGGCGGAAGATTTGGAATATCAGAAAGCCTTTGCCTACATGAACGAGGCATTTGCGAGGCTGTGCAGCACCGACGATGCCAAGGAGGGGGTCAACGCCTTTCTGGAGAAACGCGTCCCCGAATGGAAGGAGCGTTGATTCATTGACTCACTTTGGGATACAACTCACCCCATAGTTGCAACGCCTTGAATCATCCGGCGATATGCCCTTGACGCTTTTAGAGTGGCGTGTTGGAACCATCATCAATCCGCCTGGGCACTGCGACAGCCGTGCAGAATAGTAATGATATGCCGTCTTGAAAATATCAGGGACGGCCTCTAGTATGGAATAGCCTTGTGGCAACCGGTATAAACCCCTCATCACGAAAGGAACTCTCATGACTGCAACCGACAACCCCTTGACAGATGCGGACAGGGAACGCTTCCATGTCCTGAACAAGGAAAACCTCGAATTTCTCATGGATCGCTACAACCGGGTCAACCGGTGGGTGATCGCGGACATGGTGCGCCGGACCGCCTACCACACGCCGGACAAGGCGGCGCTCATCTTCGGTGACAGGACCCTCACCTATGCCGAGCTGGACGCGGCCGCCAACCAAGTGGCCAACGCCCTGTCCGGACTGGGGGTCGAAAAGTACGACCGCGTGGCTATTCTGGCACACAACACCATCCACCACGTTCTCGTCTGGCTCGGCTGCTGCAAGATCGGCGCGGTGTATCTGGCCATCAACTACCTTTTGCGGGGGCCGGATATCACCTACTGCATCAACCACTCGGAGAGCAAGGTCTTCGTGGTGGAAGACGCCCTGTTCGAACTGGTGCAGGACGTGCTCGGCGACATGCCCACGGTGGAAACCCTCATTTGGTCCGACCAGGGGGCCGGAGAGCCGCCGGCCAATGACCGGTTCCTGGTATTCGACGAGTGGGCGGCCAAGGCCCCGGCCACCGAACCAGAGGTGATCCTGCACATCGAGGACCCCTGCCAGATGACCTACACCAGCGGCACCGAGTCCAATCCAAAGGGGGTCATCATCAGCAATCAGGCCCTTTTGGCCCAGTACATGGGATGCATCGTCGACGGTGGTTACGACAGCAACGACATCAACGTCAACGCCCTGCCCATCTACCACTGCGCCCAGCGCGACGTGTTTCTCAACCCCACGTTCATGACCGGCGGCACCAACATCCTCATGCCACCGGACGTGGGCGAAATTCTCAAGACCATAGACCGCTACCGGGCCAACATGTTTTTTGCCCCGCCCACGGTCTGGATCGGCATTCTGCGCCACCCGGACTTCGGGCGCTACGACCTGTCCTGCCTCACCAAGTGCTACTACGGGGCCTCGATCATGCCCGTGGAAGTGCTCAAGGAGCTCATGGAGCGCCTGCCCGGGTGCAAGATCTACAACTACTACGGTCA from Deltaproteobacteria bacterium carries:
- a CDS encoding AMP-binding protein; translated protein: MASTIPEHCNTIPRLFRHRVDQWGDETALREKVYGIWRKISWQAYGLNTRHTGFGLIHYGLEPGDRVAIISENNPEWLYSDMGTLSAGGVSVGIYPTDSPQQVAYVLNHSQARFYIAEDEEQLDKVLEMRESTPHLKKIVVMDMEGLRHFEDEMVISFEQLLADGKALSEQQPGLLEERIEAIQPEDLAILIYTSGTTGPPKGAMISHQNILNTAQMQFDIVPGYKDDEVLSFLPLCHIAQRMVSVFTPLLSGGKINFVEEMDTIPQNMREISPTIFFAVPRIWEKFYSSLILAMKESTWLEKVAFDWAVNIGGKVSDHTLNGKKVPGHLALLFKIVDLLVLRNLKKSIGLNRVRYCLSGAAPISPDLLKFYHGIGLDIREVFGQTENCGPTTMHYKDDVKFGTVGKPLPQAQVRIADDGEILLKGPHVFMGYFNDPEKTAETVVDGWLHTGDVGRIDGDGHLIITDRKKDIIITAGGKNITPSEIENQLKFSPYITDAVVIGDGRKYLTALIMIDDENVMKYAQENRVPFTTYASLTRAKEVVDLVQAEVETVNKQFARVETIKKFRLIDIQLTTDDDEITPTGKLKRNFINEKFKAVIEEMYSGGGR
- a CDS encoding ABC transporter ATP-binding protein, which codes for MPVLKVRNIETYYGPIMAIKGVSFDVEEGAIVTILGANGAGKTTILKTISSVMDPEKGTIEFMGERIEGMPPEKIVARGIVQVPEGREVFHDLTVKENLMMGAFLRRDRGNLKRDLDMVYDYFPILQDRTAQLTGEMSGGQQQMVVIGRALMSQPKLLMMDEPSLGLSPRLVKEIYEIIERINSEHKTTILLVEQNAPMALSIASHGFVLELGRIVMDDTCEALLANEDVQEFYLGIKEESVRGTKRWKRRKKWR
- a CDS encoding ABC transporter ATP-binding protein encodes the protein MALFSANDISISFGGLKALNRINFEVQNGEIFGIIGPNGAGKTTIFNCINRFYDLDEGAFFLEGRDISKVKAHRIADMGIARTFQNIELFKNMTVLDNLILGRHRKRRSNILTEMIFLKPVQRQEIRSREKAEEVIDFLNLEAYREQLVANLPYGVQKTVELGRALAMDPKLLLLDEPTSGLNMEESEDLSFWLSDIKEELGITVLMVEHNMRFVKQTTDHLLAIDFGEVVAQGKTQTVLNDPEVMKAYLGEENART
- a CDS encoding branched-chain amino acid ABC transporter permease, giving the protein MRFLMKTDYYEDIRLFKYGSTIFWYLTLVVGCVALPLVLDEYLLSQCTFICMYAVAAVGLMLLTGYTGQVSMGHAAFFAIGSYTSAILTAKGVPFLIALPAAGVMAAIVGVVVGRPILHLTGLYLAIATMGFAFIIDEVLVRWEGLTHGNMGFIVEPASIGPFMLDTEIRFFYLSLIVLILTLFAARNILRSPTGRAMIAIRDSEVAAEAMGINLAKFKTLAFAISAFFTGIAGSLYAHKIFFINPESYTIMLSVELLAIVIIGGLGSLHGTVFGSIFYISLPQLIIMSKDYLPAFVQNQTGLQPALFGLLIVLVMLFEPMGIYGRWLKIKFYFEMFPLYKKDSFKREKKYQKAERR
- a CDS encoding branched-chain amino acid ABC transporter permease; translation: MFNEIVQTVLSGISIGCVYGLVALGFVLIFKATEVINFAQGELLMIGAFIGYSLVGVLHISYWAALLITVVIMGGMGMLLERTVLRSLVGEPVYAIVIVTIGLSIFFRSVVSMVPGWGTDTYGFKTPFTDKFIRSGELVVSWEYISIVVLTLILITVLFAFFRYSRMGTAMRATSQNQLAAVYMGISVTRVFSLTWTIAAALGGIGGILLAPITFVHMNMGFIGLKAFPAAVLGGFNSLPGAIVGGLIIGVTESLAGVYLPEGWKDIAAWIILIAVLIVRPQGLFGIQEKKKV
- a CDS encoding enoyl-CoA hydratase/isomerase family protein, with translation MAYRSLIEKTGDDFVGEITLNRPEQMNTFNTEMALELDQALQSLDARRDVRVIVVKGAGRAFCAGIDVGEMAGKSALEYRDWIERMETPLLRISRIGKPVIAQVQGVAAANGAGLVAAADLAVMAHNARLGLTAINVGLNCVGPVLPVARSVGRKRALELLLYGELIGADRAAEMGLVNRVVPKEDLETETHAWAVTLARKSPLAVQIAKKAYYSAEDLEYQKAFAYMNEAFARLCSTDDAKEGVNAFLEKRVPEWKER
- a CDS encoding acyl-CoA synthetase — encoded protein: MTATDNPLTDADRERFHVLNKENLEFLMDRYNRVNRWVIADMVRRTAYHTPDKAALIFGDRTLTYAELDAAANQVANALSGLGVEKYDRVAILAHNTIHHVLVWLGCCKIGAVYLAINYLLRGPDITYCINHSESKVFVVEDALFELVQDVLGDMPTVETLIWSDQGAGEPPANDRFLVFDEWAAKAPATEPEVILHIEDPCQMTYTSGTESNPKGVIISNQALLAQYMGCIVDGGYDSNDINVNALPIYHCAQRDVFLNPTFMTGGTNILMPPDVGEILKTIDRYRANMFFAPPTVWIGILRHPDFGRYDLSCLTKCYYGASIMPVEVLKELMERLPGCKIYNYYGQTELAPYHTILKAEDALTKLGSAGMGGLNMETRLEDDMGGCIDQTGTPGEICGRGPHAMIMYFKEPEKTDEAMKGGWFHSGDIGVLDEDRYISVVDRKKDMIKTGGENVSTREVEEAIYLDKRVEEVAVIGTPHEKWVEAVTAVVVPREGETITEAEIVALCKKELAGFKVPKAVVFVEALPKTPTGKILKRDMRQTYQGINQ